From a single Brassica oleracea var. oleracea cultivar TO1000 chromosome C5, BOL, whole genome shotgun sequence genomic region:
- the LOC106344391 gene encoding glutathione S-transferase T3-like: MDTPGFVNLLNNQTSYNLDSPEPVWFSTEQSVVMDNTPVSDPPASKERRKWSLKEDRILISAWLNTSIDAVVGNEQKAPHFWKRIVEYYNSSCHLVGTIPRELGQCKQRWARINELVCKFVGSYEAVLREQRSG; encoded by the coding sequence ATGGATACCCCTGGGTTTGTGAACCTTCTCAATAACCAAACTTCTTACAACCTAGATTCACCCGAACCTGTTTGGTTTAGTACCGAGCAGTCTGTAGTCATGGATAACACCCCTGTTTCTGATCCGCCAGCTTCCAAGGAGAGGAGAAAATGGTCTCTCAAAGAGGATAGAATCCTCATAAGCGCTTGGCTTAACACGAGTATAGACGCTGTGGTCGGCAATGAGCAGAAGGCTCCTCATTTCTGGAAGAGAATTGTAGAGTACTACAACTCAAGCTGTCATCTGGTAGGGACAATACCTAGAGAGCTTGGTCAGTGCAAGCAAAGGTGGGCTCGGATTAACGAGCTAGTATGCAAGTTTGTTGGTAGCTATGAAGCGGTCTTGAGGGAGCAGAGGAGTGGGTAA